Proteins from a genomic interval of Pseudomonas anuradhapurensis:
- a CDS encoding arsenic transporter, with protein sequence MPVSEHASIIWAIAALATAGVILRPWRIPEYVWAMGGALLLVGLGLITAHSALAAVAEGSDVYLFLVGMMVLAELARQEGLFDWLARYAVQHAQGSGQRLFDLVFLVGTLVTVFLSNDATAVVLTPAVYAACKAAKAEPLPYLFICAFIANAASFVLPISNPANLVVFGSQMPPLPDWLRQFTLPSLAAIALTYLMLRLAQRRQINQPLALSVHTQPLSAGARLCALGIALTAALLLGASALDMALGLPTFAAGVAITALIHLRQRRSPMPVLRHVAWGVLPLVAGLFVLVEAVAQTGLVVRLAQALATLAEAAPSQASWLAGVAVAIASNLMNNLPTGLMAGSMGSLVQLPQQTTAALLIGVDLGPNLSITGSLATLLWLVAIRREGEHVSAWQFLRLGLLVMPPALVAALLALWV encoded by the coding sequence ATGCCAGTCAGCGAACACGCATCGATCATCTGGGCCATAGCCGCCCTGGCCACCGCTGGCGTCATCTTGCGCCCCTGGCGTATCCCTGAATACGTCTGGGCCATGGGCGGCGCCTTGCTGCTGGTCGGCCTGGGCCTGATCACAGCGCACAGCGCCCTGGCCGCGGTGGCCGAGGGCAGCGACGTCTACCTGTTCCTGGTCGGCATGATGGTGCTGGCCGAGCTGGCCCGCCAGGAGGGGCTGTTCGACTGGCTGGCGCGCTACGCCGTGCAGCACGCGCAGGGCTCCGGGCAACGGCTGTTCGACCTGGTGTTCCTGGTCGGTACGCTGGTCACCGTGTTCCTCTCCAACGATGCCACGGCGGTGGTGCTCACGCCGGCAGTGTATGCAGCGTGCAAGGCGGCCAAAGCCGAGCCTTTGCCGTACCTGTTCATTTGCGCATTCATTGCCAACGCGGCCAGCTTCGTGCTGCCGATCTCCAACCCGGCCAACCTGGTGGTATTCGGCAGCCAGATGCCACCGCTGCCAGACTGGCTCCGGCAGTTCACCCTGCCATCGCTGGCAGCCATCGCCCTGACCTACCTGATGCTGCGCCTGGCCCAGCGCCGGCAGATCAATCAGCCGCTGGCCCTGAGCGTGCACACCCAGCCGCTATCGGCCGGCGCCCGCCTGTGTGCGCTGGGCATCGCACTGACCGCAGCCTTGCTGCTGGGGGCCTCGGCACTGGACATGGCGCTGGGCCTGCCGACGTTCGCTGCCGGCGTCGCGATCACGGCGCTGATCCACCTGCGCCAGCGGCGCAGCCCGATGCCGGTACTGCGTCACGTCGCCTGGGGGGTGCTGCCGCTGGTGGCGGGCTTGTTCGTACTGGTCGAAGCGGTTGCCCAGACCGGCCTGGTCGTGCGCCTTGCCCAGGCGCTGGCCACGCTGGCAGAGGCAGCGCCGAGCCAGGCCAGCTGGCTGGCAGGCGTGGCTGTCGCCATCGCCAGCAACCTGATGAACAACCTGCCCACCGGGTTGATGGCCGGGTCCATGGGTTCACTGGTGCAACTGCCGCAACAGACAACGGCTGCGCTGCTGATCGGTGTCGACCTGGGGCCGAACCTGTCGATTACCGGCTCGCTGGCGACGCTGCTGTGGCTGGTCGCGATCCGTCGCGAAGGCGAGCATGTCAGTGCCTGGCAGTTCCTGCGCCTGGGGCTGCTGGTGATGCCCCCGGCCCTGGTGGCGGCGCTGCTGGCGCTGTGGGTGTGA
- a CDS encoding MFS transporter: MANSRPLASHHRALDWLNFFLADVRDGLGPYLAIYLLAVHQWQPANIGLLMSLAGIVALLAQTPAGALIDRTPAKRAVLVIAALLVTGSCLLLPLISSFAWVALTQTLSALAGSVFAPAIAAISLGITGPKAFTQRVGRNETFNHAGNACSALLAGGLAYLFGPVVVFYLMAVMTVASIVAVARVPAAAIDHQLARGLAHGPSGDDHPAGFKLLLHNRTLLVFAVCCALFHLANAAMLPLVSQKLSQVDLRLATPLTSACIVAAQLVMVPMALLVGAKAEQWGRKPFLLAGFLILPLRGALYVVSDNPFWLVGVQLLDGVGAGIFGALFPVVVKDLTDGTGRFNVSLGALAAVFGLGAALSPGIAGLVLQAAGYDAAFLTLAAIALAAFVLVLVALPETQPDASPSPSLPTLAGN; this comes from the coding sequence TTGGCAAATTCAAGGCCCCTCGCTTCCCATCACCGTGCCCTCGACTGGCTGAACTTCTTCCTTGCCGACGTACGCGACGGCCTCGGCCCTTACCTGGCCATCTACCTGCTCGCCGTGCACCAGTGGCAGCCGGCCAACATCGGCCTGCTGATGAGCCTGGCCGGCATCGTCGCGCTGCTGGCGCAGACGCCGGCCGGGGCCTTGATCGACCGCACCCCGGCCAAGCGCGCGGTGCTGGTGATCGCTGCCCTGCTGGTAACCGGCAGTTGCCTGTTGCTGCCGCTGATTTCGTCGTTCGCCTGGGTGGCCTTGACCCAGACGCTCAGTGCCCTGGCAGGCTCGGTGTTCGCCCCGGCGATAGCCGCGATCTCGCTGGGTATCACCGGCCCCAAGGCGTTCACCCAGCGGGTCGGGCGCAACGAAACCTTCAACCACGCCGGCAATGCCTGCTCGGCACTGCTGGCCGGCGGCCTGGCCTACCTGTTCGGCCCGGTGGTGGTGTTCTACCTCATGGCGGTCATGACCGTGGCCAGCATCGTCGCCGTCGCGCGCGTGCCCGCCGCAGCGATCGACCACCAGCTGGCGCGCGGCCTGGCCCATGGCCCAAGCGGTGATGACCACCCTGCCGGGTTCAAGCTGCTGCTGCACAACCGCACCCTGCTGGTTTTCGCGGTGTGCTGCGCGTTGTTCCACCTGGCCAATGCGGCGATGCTGCCCCTGGTGAGCCAGAAGCTGTCGCAGGTCGACCTGCGCCTGGCCACCCCGCTCACCTCCGCCTGCATCGTCGCGGCGCAGCTGGTGATGGTACCCATGGCGCTGCTGGTGGGGGCCAAGGCCGAGCAGTGGGGGCGCAAGCCGTTCCTGCTGGCCGGCTTTCTCATCCTGCCCCTGCGCGGGGCCTTGTACGTGGTGTCCGACAACCCGTTCTGGCTGGTCGGTGTGCAGCTGCTCGACGGTGTCGGCGCGGGTATCTTCGGCGCGCTGTTCCCTGTCGTGGTCAAGGACTTGACCGACGGCACCGGGCGCTTCAATGTCAGCCTCGGTGCGCTGGCGGCGGTATTCGGCCTGGGCGCCGCGCTCAGCCCGGGCATCGCCGGGCTGGTGCTGCAGGCCGCTGGCTATGATGCGGCATTCCTGACCTTGGCCGCGATTGCCCTCGCCGCCTTCGTGCTGGTGCTGGTCGCCCTGCCCGAGACCCAGCCCGACGCTTCGCCATCCCCCTCCTTGCCTACCCTTGCCGGAAACTGA
- a CDS encoding mechanosensitive ion channel family protein, giving the protein MKRLFCLLLILLSVRPMVGHGDQATGSATDGIPAEPAQLTIANRSIFTFHATLLGETPAARVQRATAVIDEALRGTDELKVTVDPILNSHLVLLGGRRAFIIAPRDLGPDDGDTRAAAEQAATMLRQVVEETGQARSLHFLLKAAGYSTLATLIYLALLKATNLARRKLQGLLPQLMRERARQIRFGQMPLFDMQLVYGLIERLLRLLHWAVVLLLSYQWLSFVLSQFPYTRPWGESLNVYLLDLLRYLLQGIMDAIPGIAVAIMIFFVARGISGFSRRLLQRMARPGNLKWLTEETLQPTTRLTSLAIWLFALVMAYPYLPGSGTDAFKGLSVLLGLMISLGASSIVGQAAAGLILTYSRTLKAGEYVRVGDHEGTVSEVGMFNTTIRTGLGEVLTLPNSMITGSVTRNFSRVVQGQGYIVDTVVTIGYDTPWRQVEAMLVEAARRTDGVLEKPRPQVFQTGLSDFYPEYRLVAQAVPSEPRPRAELLSLLHANIQDVFNEYGVQIMSPHYLGDPAHEKWVPPERWYAAPARAPGGDRQGE; this is encoded by the coding sequence ATGAAGCGCCTTTTCTGCCTGCTGTTGATCCTGTTGAGCGTGCGGCCCATGGTCGGCCATGGCGACCAGGCAACAGGCAGTGCCACCGATGGCATACCCGCCGAACCCGCCCAGTTGACCATCGCCAACCGCAGCATCTTCACCTTCCACGCCACCTTGCTTGGGGAAACGCCAGCTGCGCGGGTACAGCGGGCTACCGCGGTGATCGACGAAGCCTTGCGCGGCACGGATGAGCTCAAGGTCACTGTCGACCCCATCCTCAATAGCCATCTGGTGCTGTTGGGCGGGCGACGCGCCTTCATCATTGCTCCGCGTGACCTGGGCCCGGATGACGGCGATACCCGCGCAGCGGCCGAGCAGGCTGCCACGATGCTGCGCCAGGTGGTCGAGGAGACCGGCCAGGCGCGCAGCCTGCACTTCCTGTTGAAGGCGGCCGGCTATTCGACGCTGGCGACGCTGATCTACCTGGCCTTGTTGAAAGCGACCAACCTGGCACGGCGCAAACTGCAAGGCCTGTTGCCGCAGCTGATGCGCGAGCGTGCCCGGCAGATCCGCTTCGGGCAGATGCCGCTGTTCGACATGCAACTGGTCTACGGCTTGATCGAGCGCCTGCTGCGGCTGTTGCACTGGGCCGTGGTGTTGCTGCTGAGTTACCAGTGGTTGAGCTTCGTACTGTCGCAATTCCCCTACACCCGGCCATGGGGTGAAAGCCTCAACGTCTACCTGCTCGACCTGTTGCGTTACCTGCTGCAAGGCATCATGGACGCGATCCCGGGTATCGCCGTGGCGATCATGATCTTTTTCGTCGCCCGCGGGATCAGCGGCTTCAGTCGGCGCCTGCTACAGCGCATGGCCCGGCCGGGAAACCTCAAGTGGCTGACCGAAGAAACCCTGCAACCGACCACCCGCCTGACCTCGCTGGCCATCTGGCTGTTCGCTCTGGTCATGGCCTACCCGTACCTGCCGGGCTCCGGTACCGACGCCTTCAAGGGGCTGTCGGTGCTGCTCGGGCTGATGATCTCGCTCGGCGCTTCGAGCATAGTGGGGCAGGCGGCAGCGGGCCTGATCCTCACCTATTCCCGCACCTTGAAGGCCGGCGAGTATGTGCGGGTCGGTGACCACGAAGGCACGGTGAGCGAAGTCGGCATGTTCAACACCACCATCCGCACCGGCCTGGGCGAGGTGCTGACCTTGCCCAACTCGATGATCACCGGCTCTGTGACGCGCAACTTTTCACGTGTGGTGCAAGGGCAGGGGTACATCGTCGATACCGTGGTGACCATCGGTTATGACACGCCCTGGCGCCAGGTCGAAGCGATGCTGGTGGAAGCTGCCAGGCGTACCGACGGCGTACTGGAAAAACCCAGGCCGCAAGTGTTCCAGACCGGCCTGTCGGATTTCTACCCCGAATACCGCCTGGTAGCCCAGGCGGTGCCGAGTGAACCCAGGCCCCGGGCAGAACTGCTGAGCCTGCTGCACGCCAACATCCAGGATGTGTTCAACGAGTACGGGGTGCAGATCATGTCGCCGCACTACCTGGGCGACCCCGCGCATGAGAAATGGGTGCCGCCAGAGCGCTGGTATGCCGCGCCGGCACGGGCACCCGGTGGCGATCGGCAAGGGGAATAG
- the dctP gene encoding C4-dicarboxylate TRAP substrate-binding protein DctP, with protein MFTPAIKALFCAFALSATGLAQAAEPITIKFSHVVAEHTPKGQGALLFKKLVEERLPGKVKVEVYPNSSLFGDGKEMEALLLGDVQIIAPSLAKFEQYTKQIQLFDLPFLFDDIHAVDRFQMSPAGQGLLKSMESKGITGLAYWHNGMKQLSANKPLREPKDARGLKFRVQASAVLEEQFKALRANPRKMSFAEVYQGLQTGVVNGAENPYSNIYSQKMHEVQKYITESNHGVLDYMLITNTKFWNGLPADVKPVLEKIVGEVTTEVNKQAEALNQGDKQRIIDAKTTEIITLTPEQREAWRDAMKPVWKKFEGEIGADLIKAAEAANTPQ; from the coding sequence ATGTTCACTCCTGCGATCAAAGCTTTATTCTGCGCGTTTGCCTTGAGCGCCACTGGCCTGGCCCAGGCGGCTGAGCCGATTACCATCAAGTTCTCCCATGTTGTCGCCGAACACACGCCCAAGGGCCAGGGCGCGCTGTTGTTCAAGAAGCTGGTGGAAGAGCGCTTGCCCGGCAAAGTCAAGGTCGAGGTTTACCCCAACTCATCGTTGTTCGGTGATGGCAAGGAAATGGAGGCCTTGCTGCTCGGTGACGTACAGATTATTGCGCCGTCGCTGGCCAAGTTCGAGCAGTACACCAAACAGATCCAGTTGTTCGACTTGCCGTTCCTGTTCGACGACATCCATGCCGTCGACCGCTTCCAGATGAGCCCGGCCGGCCAAGGCTTGCTCAAGTCCATGGAAAGCAAAGGCATCACCGGCCTGGCCTATTGGCACAACGGCATGAAGCAATTGTCGGCCAACAAACCACTGCGCGAGCCGAAGGATGCCCGTGGCCTGAAATTCCGTGTACAGGCTTCGGCCGTGCTCGAGGAGCAATTCAAGGCCTTGCGGGCCAACCCGCGGAAAATGAGCTTTGCCGAGGTCTACCAAGGCCTGCAGACTGGTGTAGTGAATGGCGCGGAGAACCCGTACTCGAACATCTACAGCCAAAAAATGCATGAGGTGCAGAAGTACATCACCGAGTCCAACCACGGCGTGCTGGACTACATGCTGATCACCAACACCAAGTTCTGGAACGGCCTGCCAGCAGACGTGAAACCGGTACTGGAGAAGATCGTCGGCGAGGTCACCACCGAAGTGAACAAGCAAGCCGAGGCGCTCAACCAGGGCGACAAGCAGCGCATCATTGATGCCAAGACCACCGAGATCATCACCCTGACCCCGGAGCAACGCGAAGCGTGGCGTGATGCGATGAAACCTGTGTGGAAGAAGTTCGAAGGTGAGATCGGTGCTGACCTGATCAAGGCCGCCGAAGCCGCCAACACGCCTCAGTAA
- a CDS encoding TRAP transporter small permease, translated as MHALRRIWEHFEEGFIVFLLAAMTLVTFVYVILNNLYTLFYSVAEHWPGAADLFNAVGDQVMDAAQAMTWSNALTKALFAWLIFFGLAYGVRTAGHIGVDALVKRASKPVQRIIGVVACASCMVYAGLLSVASFEWIETLLTASIGAEDLGHIGIMQWHIGLIVPLGFTLVFIRFGEIMVRILMGRQVGLGLADEAAEAMKLTEHEEDKP; from the coding sequence ATGCACGCCCTCAGACGTATCTGGGAACATTTCGAGGAAGGTTTCATCGTCTTTCTCCTGGCCGCCATGACCCTGGTGACCTTCGTCTACGTGATCCTCAACAACCTCTACACCCTGTTCTACAGCGTGGCTGAGCATTGGCCAGGGGCAGCCGACCTGTTCAACGCCGTTGGCGACCAAGTGATGGACGCCGCCCAGGCCATGACCTGGAGCAATGCGCTGACCAAGGCTTTGTTTGCCTGGTTGATATTCTTCGGCCTGGCCTATGGCGTGCGCACCGCCGGCCATATTGGCGTCGATGCGCTGGTCAAGCGGGCCAGCAAGCCGGTACAACGCATTATCGGTGTAGTAGCCTGCGCCAGCTGCATGGTTTATGCCGGGCTGCTGAGCGTCGCCAGCTTCGAGTGGATCGAGACCTTGCTGACCGCCAGCATCGGCGCCGAAGACCTTGGTCATATTGGCATCATGCAGTGGCACATCGGCCTGATCGTGCCGCTGGGCTTCACCCTGGTATTCATCCGCTTCGGCGAAATCATGGTGCGCATCCTCATGGGCCGCCAGGTGGGGCTGGGCCTTGCGGATGAAGCCGCCGAGGCCATGAAGCTGACCGAGCACGAGGAAGATAAACCATGA
- the dctM gene encoding C4-dicarboxylate TRAP transporter large permease protein DctM, translating to MTVLFLFTALFVLMFIGVPIAISLGLAGSLAIMLFSQDSVRSLAIKLFETSEHYTLLAIPFFLLAGAFMTTGGVARRLIDFANACIGHVRGGLAIAAVLACVLFAALSGSSPATVAAVGSIAIAGMVRSGYPTAFGAGIICNAGTLGILIPPSIVMVVYAAATETSVGKLFMAGVVPGLMLGLILMIVIYIVAVKRNLPALPRATFSEWLSAARNAIWGLLLILIILGGIYSGMFTPTEAAAVAAVYSAFIALFVYRDMSWREAPKVLLESARLSIMLMFIIANAMLFAHVLTTEQLPQQITAWVIEAGLTPVTFLLVVNVVLLVAGAFMEPSAIILILAPILFPIATRLGIDPVHLGIIMVINLEIGLITPPVGLNLFVTSAVTGMPLVDTVRAAMPWLLILLLFLILLTYVPWIALVLPEMLGM from the coding sequence ATGACCGTCCTGTTCTTGTTCACGGCCTTGTTCGTGCTGATGTTCATCGGCGTGCCGATCGCCATTTCCCTGGGGTTGGCGGGCTCACTGGCGATCATGTTGTTCAGCCAGGACTCGGTGCGCTCGCTGGCGATCAAACTGTTCGAAACCTCCGAGCACTACACCTTGCTGGCCATTCCGTTCTTCCTGCTGGCCGGAGCATTCATGACCACCGGTGGTGTAGCCCGCCGCCTGATCGACTTCGCCAACGCCTGCATCGGCCATGTGCGCGGTGGCCTGGCCATCGCGGCGGTGCTGGCCTGCGTCCTGTTCGCCGCGCTTTCCGGTTCCAGCCCGGCGACGGTCGCCGCCGTCGGTTCGATCGCCATCGCCGGTATGGTGCGCTCGGGTTATCCAACCGCTTTCGGCGCAGGCATCATCTGCAACGCAGGCACTCTGGGCATCCTGATTCCACCCTCGATCGTGATGGTGGTATACGCCGCCGCTACCGAGACTTCGGTCGGCAAGTTGTTCATGGCAGGGGTGGTGCCGGGGTTGATGCTCGGGCTGATCCTGATGATTGTCATCTACATCGTGGCGGTGAAACGCAACCTGCCGGCGTTGCCCCGGGCTACGTTCAGCGAGTGGCTGAGCGCGGCGCGCAATGCAATCTGGGGGCTGCTGCTGATCCTGATCATTCTCGGTGGCATCTACAGCGGAATGTTCACCCCAACCGAGGCGGCTGCGGTCGCGGCGGTGTATTCGGCCTTCATCGCGCTGTTCGTGTACCGCGACATGTCCTGGCGCGAAGCACCGAAGGTACTGCTGGAGTCCGCCCGGCTGAGCATCATGCTGATGTTCATCATCGCCAACGCCATGCTTTTCGCCCATGTGCTGACCACCGAACAATTACCGCAGCAGATTACCGCCTGGGTCATCGAGGCCGGGCTTACCCCCGTGACCTTCCTGCTGGTGGTCAACGTGGTGCTGCTGGTGGCTGGCGCGTTCATGGAGCCATCGGCGATCATCCTGATCCTGGCGCCGATCCTGTTCCCGATCGCCACGCGACTGGGCATCGATCCGGTGCACCTTGGCATCATCATGGTGATCAACCTGGAAATCGGCCTGATTACCCCCCCGGTTGGGCTCAACCTGTTCGTCACCTCTGCCGTGACCGGCATGCCACTGGTGGACACCGTGCGTGCAGCAATGCCCTGGTTGCTGATCCTGCTGTTGTTCCTGATCCTGTTGACTTACGTGCCTTGGATCGCGCTGGTGTTGCCTGAGATGTTGGGCATGTGA
- the nhaA gene encoding Na+/H+ antiporter NhaA: MQKKELPRAQQLAERAFANLERFVHIEAVSGIVLLLAAVAALIWANSPAADSYDSLWHTPLTIGVGSLVYSQSLHFWINDGLMTIFFLVVGMEIRREIHEGALSSLRQATLPMAAAVGGVAVPALLYLGFGHASAEQQGWAVPTATDIAFAVGVLALLGKSIPSNVRVFLLALAIIDDIIAVLIIAFFYSGGLDYSGFGVAVIGLLMVIGLQKIGVGAAYAYIIPGAITWLGVLLTGAHPTLAGVVLGLMTPVAAMPMRERPLDAVTRFTGELLGRARAPERDASDLMDPLKRLRLAQRELVPPVVRMQGTLHPWVAFGIMPVFALANAGVNLSGVDLSAEAPQWVMIAVTVALVAGKPLGIVGVSWLMVRLGWCALPAEVGWRSIFLIGLLAGIGFTMSIFIANLAFAEPGALAAAKLGVLSASVLAALLGLAWGAYNLRRAPTVSKAGSTV, translated from the coding sequence ATGCAAAAAAAGGAATTGCCTCGCGCCCAGCAACTGGCCGAGCGTGCCTTCGCCAACCTTGAACGCTTCGTACACATTGAAGCAGTCAGCGGCATTGTCCTACTGCTTGCCGCTGTGGCGGCACTGATCTGGGCGAACTCTCCAGCTGCCGACAGCTACGACAGCCTTTGGCACACGCCGTTGACGATCGGTGTTGGCTCGCTGGTCTATTCACAGTCCCTGCATTTCTGGATCAACGATGGCTTGATGACCATCTTTTTCCTGGTCGTCGGCATGGAAATCCGTCGCGAAATCCACGAGGGCGCACTGTCCAGCCTGCGTCAAGCCACGCTACCCATGGCAGCCGCCGTCGGCGGTGTCGCCGTGCCCGCCCTCCTCTATCTGGGTTTTGGCCACGCATCGGCAGAACAACAAGGTTGGGCCGTCCCGACGGCTACGGATATCGCCTTTGCGGTAGGGGTTCTGGCGCTGCTCGGCAAGTCGATCCCGTCCAACGTCCGCGTGTTCCTGCTGGCCCTGGCGATCATCGATGACATCATCGCAGTGCTGATCATCGCGTTCTTCTATTCAGGTGGCCTGGATTACAGCGGTTTCGGCGTTGCAGTGATCGGCCTGCTGATGGTGATCGGGCTTCAGAAGATCGGTGTGGGTGCCGCCTACGCCTATATCATTCCTGGCGCAATCACTTGGCTGGGTGTCTTGTTGACCGGAGCCCACCCGACCCTCGCCGGCGTTGTGTTGGGCCTGATGACGCCTGTAGCCGCAATGCCGATGCGCGAGCGCCCGCTGGATGCAGTTACCCGCTTTACCGGAGAACTGCTGGGACGCGCCAGGGCGCCAGAGCGGGATGCCAGCGACCTCATGGACCCGTTGAAACGGCTGCGCTTGGCCCAGCGTGAACTGGTGCCGCCGGTGGTGCGCATGCAAGGTACCCTGCATCCCTGGGTAGCTTTCGGCATCATGCCAGTGTTTGCCTTGGCCAACGCCGGGGTAAATCTATCAGGTGTCGATCTGTCTGCCGAGGCCCCGCAATGGGTAATGATCGCCGTCACTGTCGCCCTGGTAGCTGGCAAACCCTTGGGCATCGTCGGCGTCAGTTGGCTGATGGTGCGCTTGGGCTGGTGCGCGCTTCCCGCCGAGGTAGGCTGGCGCAGCATTTTCTTGATCGGGTTGCTGGCCGGCATCGGTTTTACCATGTCGATCTTCATTGCCAATCTTGCCTTCGCCGAGCCAGGCGCGCTGGCGGCGGCCAAACTTGGCGTGCTTTCCGCCTCGGTGCTGGCGGCACTGTTAGGCCTGGCCTGGGGGGCGTATAACCTGCGCAGGGCACCTACCGTGAGCAAAGCCGGTTCGACCGTCTAG
- a CDS encoding LysR family transcriptional regulator, with translation MNRNDLRRVDLNLLIVFETLMHERSVTRAAEKLFLGQPAISAALSRLRNLFDDPLFVRTGRSMEPSARAHEIFALLSPALDSISTAVSRAAEFDPATSNAVFRIGLSDDAEFALLPQLLKRIRAEAPGIVLVVRRVNYLLMPTLLASGEISVGVSYTSELPANAKRKVLRRSMPKLLRADSVPGAITLDDFCARPHALVSFAGDLSGFIDEALEEIGRKRHVVLAVPQFNGLGSLLAGTDIVATVPDYTADALTAAGGLRAEDLPLEVRSFELHMAWRGAQDNDPAERWLRSRIQMFFGDPDSL, from the coding sequence ATGAATCGAAACGACCTGCGTCGCGTAGACCTCAACCTGCTGATTGTGTTCGAAACGCTGATGCACGAGCGCAGCGTGACCCGTGCCGCGGAAAAACTGTTCCTCGGCCAGCCCGCCATCAGCGCGGCCCTGTCACGCCTGCGCAACCTGTTCGACGACCCGCTGTTCGTGCGTACCGGCCGTAGCATGGAGCCCTCGGCCCGGGCGCACGAGATCTTCGCCCTGCTGTCTCCCGCGCTGGACTCGATTTCCACCGCCGTCAGCCGCGCAGCCGAATTCGACCCGGCCACCAGCAATGCGGTGTTCCGCATCGGCCTGTCGGACGACGCCGAGTTCGCCCTGCTGCCGCAGTTGCTCAAGCGTATCCGTGCCGAAGCACCGGGCATCGTGCTGGTGGTGCGCCGGGTCAACTACCTGCTGATGCCGACGCTGCTGGCTTCGGGCGAGATCTCGGTGGGGGTCAGCTACACCAGCGAGCTGCCCGCCAACGCCAAGCGCAAGGTGCTGCGCCGCAGCATGCCCAAGCTGTTGCGCGCCGACAGCGTCCCCGGCGCCATTACCCTGGACGACTTCTGTGCTCGGCCGCACGCGCTGGTGTCGTTCGCCGGTGACCTGTCGGGGTTCATCGACGAAGCCCTGGAAGAAATTGGCCGCAAGCGCCATGTGGTGCTGGCGGTGCCGCAATTCAACGGCCTGGGGAGTTTGCTGGCGGGCACGGATATCGTGGCCACGGTGCCGGACTACACGGCTGATGCGCTGACCGCAGCGGGTGGGCTGCGGGCGGAGGACTTGCCACTTGAGGTGCGCAGTTTCGAACTGCACATGGCCTGGCGCGGGGCCCAGGACAACGACCCGGCGGAGCGCTGGTTGCGCTCGCGGATACAGATGTTCTTCGGCGATCCGGACAGTCTTTAA
- a CDS encoding zinc-dependent alcohol dehydrogenase family protein — MSRMIRFHKFGAADVLRCEEQAEPSPAADEVQIRVEAIGVSWYDVLWRQNLAPSQARLPAGIGHEMAGVVTAVGEGVEDIAVGDRVASFPATSANDHPVYGDVIVLPRTAITRYPDVLTPIEASVHYTPLLIAYFAYVDLARAKAGQTALVTDASHCAGPAFVQLGKALGLKVFAATKEAEQREYLLGLGADKVIVTEEQDLLLQVGKYTDGRGVDMVLDGMGGPQMSLLGDVLAPRGSLVLYGLQGGNQTPFPACAAFQKNIQFYVHCIGNFTGKPELGISQDQVALQRALRDINQFTADQLLTPQIIKVYPFEQVVEAHRYMDQCPCGGRVVLNMGRH; from the coding sequence ATGTCCCGCATGATCCGTTTCCACAAGTTCGGCGCTGCCGATGTGCTCCGCTGCGAGGAGCAGGCCGAACCGTCACCCGCTGCCGACGAGGTGCAGATCCGCGTCGAAGCGATTGGCGTCAGTTGGTATGACGTGCTCTGGCGGCAGAACCTGGCACCGTCCCAGGCACGCCTGCCGGCGGGGATCGGCCATGAGATGGCCGGGGTGGTGACGGCGGTCGGCGAAGGCGTCGAAGACATCGCGGTAGGCGACCGGGTGGCCAGTTTCCCGGCGACCAGTGCCAACGACCACCCGGTGTATGGCGATGTCATCGTCCTGCCACGCACTGCCATTACCCGCTACCCGGATGTACTCACGCCGATCGAGGCCAGCGTGCACTACACGCCGCTGCTGATCGCCTATTTCGCCTACGTCGACCTGGCCCGGGCCAAAGCCGGGCAGACCGCGCTGGTCACCGATGCCAGCCATTGCGCGGGCCCGGCCTTCGTGCAACTGGGCAAGGCCCTGGGCTTGAAAGTGTTTGCCGCTACCAAGGAAGCGGAACAGCGTGAGTACCTGCTGGGCCTGGGCGCCGATAAGGTGATCGTCACCGAAGAACAGGATTTGCTGCTGCAGGTTGGCAAGTACACCGACGGCCGTGGCGTGGACATGGTCCTCGACGGCATGGGCGGGCCGCAGATGTCATTGCTGGGCGATGTTCTGGCTCCGCGTGGAAGCCTGGTGCTGTATGGCCTGCAAGGCGGCAACCAGACGCCGTTCCCGGCCTGTGCGGCGTTCCAGAAGAACATCCAGTTCTATGTGCATTGCATCGGTAACTTCACCGGCAAGCCGGAGCTGGGTATCAGCCAGGACCAGGTCGCGCTGCAGCGCGCCCTGCGCGATATCAACCAGTTCACTGCCGACCAGTTGCTGACACCGCAGATTATCAAGGTGTACCCCTTCGAGCAGGTGGTGGAGGCGCACCGCTACATGGACCAGTGCCCGTGCGGTGGGCGTGTGGTGTTGAATATGGGGCGCCACTGA